A DNA window from Gasterosteus aculeatus chromosome 16, fGasAcu3.hap1.1, whole genome shotgun sequence contains the following coding sequences:
- the zic5 gene encoding zinc finger protein ZIC 5, which translates to MEPPLSKRNPALRLADLAATQPLPHQNMTGFPGLGGHHPLSHHAHLHPGELGNDPGVALTPFGPEHMAQTNALKLSPSQHIQSHHEAQTAASFAPAQPTVGFPVAHPHSGYSSSRDFILRRELSASAMHALGDQHSSASSPHHHGMFISPTGAYGHAESGAHSLFTGLHEQASPGAHHHHHHHHALNGQMRLGIPGDIYGRPEHFGHRPEHYGPSSLHNYNSMNLNVNIASAPHGAAGAFLRYMRQPIKQELICKWIDQDQSQKKPCSKTYSTMHELVNHVTVEHVGGPEQSSHVCFWEECPREGKAFKAKYKLINHIRVHTGEKPFPCPFPGCGKVFARSENLKIHKRTHTGEKPFKCEFEGCDRKFANSSDRKKHSHVHTSDKPYYCKVRGCDKSYTHPSSLRKHMKVHCKSSPPPATNNNTTTTTTTNVPYISSTNPLGDPLSPTSEPHRNRTSANLSPQVTNLNEWYVCQGSGGPHHLHTPSSDVPTSDSDEDSFRHSDPRTML; encoded by the exons ATGGAGCCCCCTTTGAGCAAGAGGAATCCGGCGTTAAGACTAGCGGATTTGGCAGCGACTCAGCCCCTTCCTCATCAGAATATGACAGGCTTCCCGGGGCTAGGGGGGCATCACCCTCTCTCCCACCATGCCCACCTCCACCCTGGGGAGCTGGGCAACGACCCCGGAGTGGCACTCACTCCATTCGGACCAGAGCAcatggcacagacaaacgctcTCAAACTTAGCCCGTCTCAGCACATTCAGAGCCACCACGAAGCGCAGACCGCGGCGTCCTTCGCTCCTGCCCAGCCCACAGTCGGTTTCCCCGTGGCCCACCCCCACTCGGGCTACTCGAGCAGCAGGGACTTCATCCTCAGGAGAGAACTCTCAGCCTCTGCTATGCATGCACTTGGCGACCAGCATAGTTCCGCCTCCTCCCCTCATCACCATGGCATGTTCATCTCCCCAACAGGTGCTTACGGGCACGCGGAGAGCGGGGCCCACTCGCTTTTCACTGGACTCCACGAGCAGGCGTCCCCGGgtgcccaccaccaccaccaccaccaccatgcccTCAACGGGCAGATGCGCCTGGGTATACCGGGGGACATCTACGGCAGGCCGGAGCACTTCGGGCACAGGCCGGAGCACTATGGACCGTCTTCACTCCACAACTACAACTCCATGAACCTCAATGTAAACATCGCGTCTGCTCCTCACGGAGCGGCGGGGGCGTTTTTGAGATACATGCGGCAGCCCATCAAGCAAGAGCTGATCTGCAAGTGGATCGACCAGGACCAGAGCCAGAAGAAGCCCTGCTCGAAGACGTACAGCACGATGCACGAGCTGGTGAACCACGTCACGGTGGAGCACGTCGGCGGACCGGAGCAGAGCTCCCACGTCTGCTTCTGGGAGGAGTGTCCGCGGGAAGGGAAGGCTTTCAAGGCGAAGTACAAACTGATAAACCACATCCGAGTtcacacgggggagaagcccTTCCCGTGTCCGTTCCCGGGCTGCGGGAAAGTGTTCGCGAGGTCGGAGAATTTAAAGATTCACAAGAGGACGCACACAG GAGAGAAACCCTTCAAGTGCGAGTTTGAAGGCTGCGACAGAAAATTTGCCAACAGCAGCGACCGGAAGAAGCACTCCCACGTCCACACCAGCGACAAGCCGTACTACTGCAAGGTGCGCGGCTGCGACAAGTCCTACACGCACCCGAGTTCGCTGCGGAAGCACATGAAGGTGCACTGCAAGTCTTCCCCGCCCCCCGCCACCAAcaataacaccaccaccaccaccaccaccaacgtCCCCTACATATCCTCCACGAACCCGCTCGGGGACCCGCTGTCCCCCACCTCGGAGCCGCACAGGAACCGAACCTCGGCGAACCTCTCCCCCCAGGTCACCAACCTCAACGAGTGGTACGTGTGCCAGGGGAGCGGAGGGCCCCACCACCTCCACACCCCCTCCAGCGACGTGCCGACGTCGGATTCGGACGAAGACTCTTTCAGACATTCAGACCCAAGGACAATGCTCTGA